A portion of the Longimicrobiaceae bacterium genome contains these proteins:
- a CDS encoding serine hydrolase domain-containing protein produces LVAAYQRETGAPCVSVAVIRGGRDTLAFRGYGVADVENGVPATAATVYPIASLTKQFTAAAVMQLVEEKRIALDDPIGRHLPDLPAGWRGIRIRQLLNHTSGIPDSPVLTREELMPDSVVALAGKKRMESAPGSRWSYSNVGYLVLGLLVEKVTEERYDAYLERRILRHAGLAATRYCDEEAIIPRRASGYVRHGDVVNAPYNSAVPSFSAGGLCSTVGDLAAWNRALATGRVVTPTSYARMTTAEGAAATHGYGYGLIVAPFEGHRMAGHGGTLAGFSSASAYLPDDSLSVTVLTNLGSGNPSKLLLDIVRIALPASPSRPSTKTPPAAPQAGRKDSAGP; encoded by the coding sequence CTGGTCGCCGCGTACCAGCGGGAGACGGGCGCGCCCTGCGTGTCGGTCGCGGTGATCCGCGGCGGGCGGGACACGCTGGCCTTCCGCGGATACGGCGTGGCAGACGTGGAGAACGGCGTGCCTGCCACGGCGGCCACGGTGTACCCCATCGCCTCGCTCACCAAGCAGTTCACGGCCGCCGCCGTGATGCAGCTCGTCGAGGAGAAGCGGATCGCGCTGGACGATCCGATCGGGCGACATCTCCCCGATCTGCCTGCCGGATGGCGCGGCATCCGCATCCGCCAGCTGCTGAACCACACGTCCGGCATCCCCGACTCACCCGTGCTGACGCGCGAGGAGCTGATGCCGGACTCGGTGGTCGCGCTCGCCGGAAAGAAGCGGATGGAGTCCGCGCCGGGCTCGCGGTGGAGCTACAGCAACGTGGGCTACCTCGTGCTGGGGCTGCTCGTGGAGAAGGTGACCGAGGAGCGCTACGACGCCTACCTCGAGCGGCGGATCCTGCGGCACGCGGGGCTGGCGGCGACCCGCTACTGCGACGAGGAGGCCATTATCCCCCGCCGTGCATCGGGCTACGTGCGGCACGGGGACGTGGTGAACGCGCCGTACAACAGCGCGGTGCCGTCGTTCTCGGCGGGCGGGCTCTGCTCCACCGTGGGCGACCTCGCGGCGTGGAATCGCGCGCTCGCCACCGGCCGCGTCGTCACTCCCACATCGTATGCCCGCATGACCACGGCCGAAGGCGCGGCGGCCACGCACGGCTATGGCTACGGCCTGATCGTCGCGCCGTTCGAAGGGCATCGGATGGCGGGGCACGGCGGCACGCTCGCCGGATTCTCCTCCGCCAGCGCCTACCTGCCCGACGACAGCCTGTCGGTCACGGTGCTCACGAACCTCGGCTCCGGAAATCCCAGCAAGCTCCTGCTCGATATCGTCCGCATCGCCCTCCCCGCATCTCCGTCACGTCCCTCCACCAAGACGCCGCCGGCGGCACCGCAGGCGGGGAGGAAGGACTCGGCCGGACCGTAG
- the dacB gene encoding D-alanyl-D-alanine carboxypeptidase/D-alanyl-D-alanine-endopeptidase, translating into MMQLLANRRLRAHAALAAALLGACTPPPAVAPAPVRTPAAVLAAALDSIFEDTAFAHAQWGVAVRSLDRSDVLYARNAGKLFVPASNMKIVTGSAALEALGPAYRFRTRVEAHGRVAGGVLDGDLVVRGGGDPSISARFQNGDATAVFRAWADSLRAHGVTRITGRVIGDDDVFDDVALGRGWAWDDADADYSAEISGLELNEGAITVRVSPGAEPDGQVRVQLSPATGYAIIDQSRVRTAARGTATRIDVTREPLELGLRISGQIAADTPFVEEGIAVHNPTLYFVTVLRETLARSGIRVDGAPVDADDVPPAEPAAYSLPLFTHVSPPLAEILPGFLKPSQNQIGEMLLKTLGRELRGEGSARAGGAVVDSLHRLWGVPPRELSQADGSGLSRYDLVAPDLLAGILTHMTHSSNWQTWYAALPIAGVDGTLAARMQGTPLQANVHAKTGTLSGVRSLSGYLTTAAGERIVFSTMVNNHTLSARDADRLAEAALLRIYTFRR; encoded by the coding sequence ATGATGCAGCTTCTCGCCAATCGACGTCTGCGCGCGCACGCCGCGCTTGCCGCCGCCCTGCTGGGCGCGTGCACGCCCCCGCCCGCCGTGGCGCCCGCGCCGGTGCGCACGCCCGCGGCGGTGCTGGCCGCGGCGCTGGACAGCATCTTCGAGGACACCGCGTTCGCGCACGCGCAGTGGGGCGTGGCCGTGCGCTCGCTGGACCGGAGCGACGTTCTGTACGCGCGAAACGCCGGGAAGCTGTTCGTGCCCGCGTCGAACATGAAGATCGTGACCGGCTCGGCCGCGCTGGAGGCGCTTGGGCCCGCGTACCGATTCCGCACGCGCGTGGAGGCGCACGGGCGCGTGGCGGGCGGCGTGCTGGACGGTGACCTGGTCGTCCGCGGCGGCGGCGACCCGTCCATCTCCGCCCGCTTCCAGAACGGCGACGCGACGGCCGTCTTCCGCGCTTGGGCGGACTCATTGCGCGCCCACGGGGTGACCCGCATCACCGGCCGCGTGATCGGCGACGACGACGTGTTCGACGACGTGGCTCTCGGCCGCGGCTGGGCGTGGGACGACGCGGACGCGGACTACTCGGCCGAGATCTCCGGCCTGGAGCTCAACGAGGGCGCCATCACCGTCCGCGTCTCCCCCGGCGCGGAGCCGGATGGACAGGTCCGCGTCCAACTGTCGCCCGCCACCGGCTATGCGATCATCGACCAGAGCCGCGTCAGAACGGCGGCTCGCGGCACCGCCACGCGGATCGACGTCACCCGTGAGCCGTTGGAGCTGGGTCTCCGCATCTCCGGCCAGATCGCCGCGGACACGCCGTTCGTGGAAGAGGGAATCGCCGTCCACAATCCCACGCTCTACTTCGTCACCGTGCTCCGCGAGACGCTGGCGCGCTCCGGCATCCGCGTGGACGGCGCGCCGGTGGATGCGGATGACGTTCCGCCCGCGGAGCCGGCCGCGTACTCGCTGCCGCTCTTCACCCACGTATCGCCCCCGCTCGCCGAGATCCTGCCCGGCTTCCTGAAGCCCAGCCAGAACCAGATCGGCGAGATGCTGCTGAAGACGCTCGGCCGCGAGCTTCGCGGCGAGGGAAGCGCCCGCGCCGGCGGCGCCGTCGTGGACAGCCTGCACCGCCTGTGGGGCGTGCCGCCGCGCGAGCTGTCGCAGGCCGACGGCTCCGGCCTGTCACGCTACGACCTGGTCGCACCCGACCTGCTCGCCGGCATCCTCACGCACATGACGCACAGCTCCAACTGGCAGACGTGGTACGCCGCCCTGCCCATCGCCGGGGTGGACGGCACGCTCGCGGCGCGGATGCAGGGCACGCCGCTCCAGGCCAACGTGCACGCCAAGACGGGCACGCTGTCCGGCGTCCGCTCGCTCTCCGGCTACCTCACCACCGCGGCGGGCGAGCGCATCGTCTTCTCCACCATGGTCAACAACCACACCCTCTCCGCCCGCGACGCCGACCGCCTTGCCGAAGCCGCCCTGCTCCGCATCTACACCTTCCGCAGGTAG